The genomic region CTATGCATTGCAGAGGGAAAATGTATTTCCCGAGAGACCTGGCCAGCCTGAGTGCCAGTTCTATATGAAAACCGGGGATTGTAAGTTTGGTGCAGTCTGTAGGTTCCATCATCCTATGGAGAGGTTAATTCCTGCCCCTGACTGTGTTTTGAGTCCAATAGGCCTTCCCTTACGACAGGTGAGTTGCTTTTACTGTTGGAGTTCGGTTATAAGCTTGAGCTATTGTTTCGAAAATAGTTGTGTGCGCTTGTTTATCTTTCAATAAGTAGTCTTAACTTTGGTGATATTTTACACAATGAATCTGGTACACTTTTTAACAGGGAGAACCTTTGTGCATCTTCTATTCTCGTTACGGTATCTGTAAGTTCGGACCAAGTTGCAAGTTTGACCACCCTATGGACATCTTCACTTATAATCTGTCTGCGTCATCTTCGACTGGTGCCCCAGCCCGACGTTTGTTGGGTTCGACGTCCAGGGCGGCTTCATTAAATTTATCATCATCAGGACTAGTTGAAGCAGGATCAGCAAATCCCAGGAGAGTTTCATTGTCAGAGCCTAGACAGATGCCTAGTGCAGAAGATAACAACATTGACAGAGAGGAGTGAAAAGCGGCTTGAAAACGAACTATTTACATTAACAATCTTTTGAGGGATATCTGCAAGTTGATATCTGGAAATTTACAGAGAATTGTCCTGAAGATGCATTTATCTGACAGATTCAACCTTGTGAATTTCACATTGCTGCATTGCACTGTATAAACATCTGCAAACATTGTCTTGTCCCAAATCCCGAAATGTCCGACACTGGTTTAACTTAACAACAGATATAGTGGAGGAAAACCGACTAAAAAGAGCGTTTTCCTTGCTTCGACTCCGCCTCGTTTCACGTCCGCAAAAGTCCGTCTCGTTTCTTTTTTTGAGTGGAGCCCGACCCGATTAGCTCGCGCGAAGCGTGCCTCATTTTGTGATTTGCTTTTTCCGTGCGCTGAGATTGTCTCGTTTAGCGTGACAAAAGTTTGTCTCGTTTTTTATGAGATGAgccttgtttatttattttttgtgcgCCGAGTTTGCCTCGTTTAGCGTGTGCATAGTGCATCTTGTTTTGCTTGCTGCATTCTTTCGTGTGCTGAGTCTGCCTCGTTTTGTGCGCTAGAAGCTCGTCTCATTTTCGATCAGCAGAGCCCTCCTCGTTTTATGTGAGTCCAGATTCACCTTGTTCTACGTTGCGGAGTTCGTCTCGTTTTGCATTCGTCGACTCGAGCTTGCCTACTTTTGCATGTGTAGATCCATATTTTTGCACCCATCGAGCATGACTTTAGGGAAATATTTTGCATGGGAGTTAAGGAAAATGCTGCAAAACCTTTGGATGTGATCCTAACGTTTATTAGGTCccgaaactattttttattgatttttaaaattgaaaaatagaaaaaataatataaactagTAGGAGGTCCCCCAGAAGATTTGTAGGTGGTGAAAATCTTGAGAATGTCCtaaattaaattcattaaaCGTGTGGTGtgactagaatgactcaaattttGGATTATATTAAATCTTGTTAAAGTTCTCAAAATCGATTGAAAACATGGGTTATAACtcataatttttgtgaaaaaaaaaagaagaaatttttggttttaagaaatattttgcatgggaattaacaaaaatgttacAAGACATTTGGATGTGATTCCACTGTTTATTAGCTCTCGgaactattttttattaatttttaaagttgaaaaaataaaaaaataatataaactaataGCGAAGCCCCCAAAGAGATTTGTATGTGTCgaaaatatttgaaatgtcCTAAATTGAGTAACTCAAATTTTGGCTTTTAATGACTTGTAAAAGTTCTCATAATCGATTGGTAAACGTTGATTATAACTCatagtttttgtgaaaattttgaaatttttagttttaagaaatattttgagtAGGTATTAACAAAAATGTTGAAAGACTTTTGCATGTGATTTTATCCCTTATTAGCTCctgaaactatttttcattgatttttatagttgaaaaaaaaaaaaaaaaaagctaatagCAAAGCCCCCAAAGAGATTTGTAGGCATCGAAAATCTTTGGAATGtcctaattaattttagaaaacatGTGGTGCAACTAGAGTGACTCAAATTTTGTCTTTTAATGAATCTTGTAAAAGTTCTCAAAATTGATTGGTAAACGTGGGTTATAACttacaatttttgtgaaaaaattgaaacttttagttttaggaaatattttgcgTGGATATTAACGAAAATTTTGCAAGACCTTTGCAtgtgattttatcctttattatCTCCcgaaactattttttcattgatttttaaagttgaaaatagaaaaaataatgaaagtTAATAGAATGACTCTAACTTGGGCTTATAACGAATGTGGTAAAAGTTCTTAAAATATATTAGAAAACTGTGGGTGTTAACCCCTTTTTTTGGGGAAAATGCAATTTTTTACTTTCGCAAAATATTTTCTGTGAGCATCAAGGAAAAGTTTGTAAGGCATTTGAAAGtggttttacaatttattgagcaataaatgtatatttagtagaatgtttaagctgaagaaaaaaaagtgaaaatatagtagtgagttCCAAAGCATTGCCAAAATGGGCACCcatgttttttgtgaaaatgattttttttttttaattttttttttgtacaacaTTTTTCGTGAACATCAAGGAAAAATCTATAAGgcatttgaaagtgttttttttaatttattgatcaaaaaatgtatatttagtataatatttaagccgaaaattggaaaaaaaaagtaagtgaaaattatGGTAGTGAGGCCCAAAATAGTGCCAAAATGGGTTCAACcatcaagaatatcaatgaaAAGTTTTACactaatttcaaaatttcatggtGAGACGAAGGTGAAAACAAACAGATTCAGTGcacgatttatgtacgaatttgcaaaatcgACTACAAATAGTGAGTGTtaacacgtttttttttttttttttgtaaaaattgcAAACTCTTTATTTGCACGAATTATTGTCTGTGAGCATCAAGAAAACTTtttaaggcatttggaagctgtttttattatttattgagcAAAATGTATTCTTGATATAATATttaaactgaaaactaaaaaaaaaataaaatatagtaGTAAGGCCTAAAATATTGCCAAAATGGGGTTCTTGTCCACTCTCAAGAACATCAATGGAAGGTCTTagattaattttcaaaacttcatggtgatgcgaaggagaaaacaaataTATTCAACAATGATTTCTGTATGAATTTGCAAAACCGGTTACAAATAGTGAGTGTTACCcacatttttggtgaaaaatgcaaacttttagttttcacgaaatattttccatgagcatgtaggaaaactttataaggtatTTGAAAGCGGTTTTTCGATTTATATAGCAACAACTGTATATTCAGTAAAATATTCaagccaaaaactaaaaataaagtaGTTAGGCCCAAAATATTGCTAAATTGGATTCCACCATCGAGAATATCAACAAAAAGTCTTACATTAATTTTTAGAACTCCAAAGTGAGATGAAGGTAAAAACGAATATGTTTAACGATAATTTATGTACGAATGTACAAAACCAACTAAAAGTCACGAGTGATACTCATTGTTTTGTTATATCAAATGTCACACGGTTtcttagcaaaaaaaaaaaaaaaaaaaagtcacacAACATCTGTCCCATACCTACATTTTTTCCCCCAAACATACAATTctaatatgattattattaCTTCGCGGATAACTAGCATATAGCAGATGTGCTCAAatacaatttcattttttttgcacaaatcCAACCAATAATGTCGTGGTGGTGTCATCTACCAATACAAAAAGGCTACAACCTTCATCAATTGGGTCAGGCCAAGCCCAGtgagattttaaatatttaaccGATGGTTATTCATAACCGTAAAATACTTAAAATTTAATCTTTAAAATCGAATCGTTCGGATTGATTATTTTCGAAGATCGGATTTGTGGGGTTAAATTGTCATCCCATCACTGTTATACAATGAGGATAATGAGATACCTTGGTCCAAAGAAGGCGAATGACTTGAACCGCAGTAAAATAATTACACTTTTCAAGGTATTTTAAATTTATCATCTATTATCGTATAATTTGATAAAAGATTGTCGCAGTAACATCATGTTGCATGTAAGTAGGGATGACAACAATTCAATCCAAGACAAATGTGTCATAATATCTCCATAATCATAAAAATGATCCATATCCCTAGCCATCACATTAACGACTGGGTTATTCTATAAGGGCCATAATCATTTCAGGTGAGTAACAAATTTCTTATCAGTTAACGTGTTATTCGATTttatcaattattttattttattttctcataactaatgaagaaaatattttaatcaCATGAGATCaaacaataaagaaaaactaaaattaaaataaaatactacatAATCAAGAATCTAACCATAAAACATCAACATCCAATGCCAACAACTATGATTGGAGAAtaaaatttgaccaaaaaataattaagtatATTAATGCATGTAAATtagaaaacatatttttatGTGACAAATTTAACAACAGTTATAACCATGGTACCCTTATCTTCCTAATCATAACTAAAACCGTTCTTAAAATTTCGATTTATGAAATACCCATGCGCATACTCATCCAAATCATCCCTAAACATATAGGTATCCATGAGAAACAAATTTAACGATTAAatgtaaggaaaactaatgataatgaattgaaaactttaaattttaacgataagtacaaaataaagggtaaaatgaatagtaccagaattgactttttaatgtaaaaatgtggtttttcgttaaagttaacaGTACTGAGAGTTTTTGTTAAAGTCCCCTTAAATGTATCAtccttagaccaactccaatggtgggctaaaagtcaaattaccccccaaaatttccccccaaacccactccaacctaaggggaaattttgggctaaatgctaaatgctaaaccaatgccaaattccccccaaaatttaacccaaaaattggagtggactccacccaatatttatcagaatttaattttttttagattaaaatgttcataaaattaatttacgatagtctacatatttattttttttaaaaaaaaaaaattaatttaacaaaaaaaatagcataagttcattctttaataatcccgggctaaaattttaggttagAACGATTGGAgcaaaaaagttgtttctgggctaaaagctaaatttttcggactaaaaaatttgacttttagcccaaccattgaaGATGATCTTAGGAGGTATGAAAACTTGCTCCACATGTAAACATTCACACCAATGGAAATGGGTAGTGTGTGTGGCCACCGCCATAATAATTGTATTGGACAGAGACATGCACATTCAAGTTACACATTAAGATCGCAAAAAGTCCTCCCCCTTTCTCCCAATTTCTCCCAAACCCAACTCTCACAGTACACACCCTTTCTAGTCTTTTTCTTTACATTTGATTTTCCAAAATTCCTCGCCCCCAATCCAATTTTGCTCTCCACCTAATCGACCAGCTCAAAGCAAATACCCACTAAAAACCCTTTTTACTATAACATTTATGATCCACCAAATACAAATCAGAGGcctcttattaaaaaaaaaaaacaaaagaaagatcaaAGACCCCCTTCCCAGCTCACActcttttttttctaaattccCATCACCTTTTGCCACTCAAAGTCTCAAAGCACAAAGCAAAGTAGTGCACCCGTctcaagaaataattcatgatGCCTGCTCATGCTCATGGGGtcaccttctctctcctcctactGCTGCTCTTTTTGTCTACTGCTATCTCCCCTACTGAAGCAGCAAGCTTAACCCATGTGAGTATTACTCTTCAAAGGCCccaattttcctttcaatttcaTAGATTCCTTTACATTTTCTTGTCAAATGGGTCATGATTTTATCTGGGTTTTCTGTGAATTGAAGTGCATATTTgttgttttgaacttttaagGCCAATGGGTCTGCAGCTGTGGAGCCACTTGTGCCACTGATTGGAGCTGAAACGATGAAGACTTTGGTGATGACTGAGACCAGAAGGAAGTTGGGGAGCTTTCGGATTTGTGCATTGTGTACTTGTTGTGGAGGTGCCAAAGGTCTTTGCTTGCCTTCTCCTTGTTGCTATGCCATCAATTGCAACATTCCGAACAGGCCTTTTGGTTTCTGTTCTTTCACACCCAAGACCTGTAATTGCTTTGGATGCCATATCTAACTCTTCCTCtctatattttataattaaattgttGAATTAGGGGTAATGTTTGATTTTGTTGCGAGTCTGGATGGCAAAAAAGAATATCTGTTcttgatttgtttgtttataagTTATATTTCCAGGTTAGCTTATTTCTATATCTAGTGTGATAATTttccaatgttttttttttttttttttttttttttttttttttgctgcaaTGAGCAGTGCCTGGAGATAGGATTAGCATAATTGTGACGATTTTAGGGAACATTGTCCTTGGTAATGGAGCTATTTGGGGTTCTTAATGATATTTTATTGACTTTTCCAAAAGTGGTCAGGAGCTGCTCTATGACAAGGATTAAGATTCAACTTCTATGATCTATTATTTTAGTCTTGTGctgatattttattaatttgtgatGAGTTTCAGTTCTTGTTTTCCAATGAAACTGGTTGCTACTAATGTTTTCTTTCTCTGCTTTTACTTAATGCTTACTGGATTTCCACTTGATGTTTAGAgaaagtgaatggtttgatctGCTATATATTGTTGCCCTTGTCTGCAATTTCAAGCATTTCATTGGGTATATAGATaccttagagagagagagagagagagagagagagagagagagagagagttctcCTTGCTTAGCTATGGCTTTTCAGTTACCTCAAACAGATAGGAGATTGCATATTGCAGGATGCAGGTGGTGGAGATTGGAGAATTAAGTAGATTAGATTTTAACTGAACAGTAGGTGGGATGTGTTAGTGTGATGGATATTAATGCATGTAGCTGGAAGCTGGGttgggtgggggtgggggggtGCAATTAAGCCATAGCCACCAAGTTTTGCTTCAATGATGTTGAGATGGTGGTGGTTTACAATTCTTGGATGGATATTATTTGCATCACTTTTACTGCTTGGAAATTTCTGGTTTTTTTATACCCTCTTGTAGATTGTTGAGTGAAATGCAAGTCTCAAATTCTCAGTCGACCAAAACtatatgtttatgctttgtAGCTTACATCAACGGGGATGATAGATACTGCAAGTCTGTAACGATATCTTAAGCCAAATAAGCGATGTCATGcaagaattttaaaatatatgacAGTACATGGTCTGTTGAATCAAGAGTCCTGTATAGGCACGGGCAGTGAGCTGTAAGTGGGGTGGGTTTGGGGACGAGGattctctttcttcctctttccatAACTTAATCGTAATCGTTCAAATATGAAAGGagaaaaaaggagggaaaaaagaagaaggaagataATCCTTCTCTGTTCAGGGCCACATGATCTGACTTTGGTGTCTTGATAAGAGTGTTTTGGCGGAAAAAGGGGAATCTCGTTGACCTTTGTTTGTGAGTATTGCGATGACGTAGTTATATGGGGCGACATGCCAACAAGCCATGTGCTGCCCAAAGGACATATGACCGTCAAATGGTGGGCGCTTCCATCATGCATGCCCTTATTTTCTTCTCAACTTCCCCACCTTGCTGGTCGCTGGTCTAACCGAGGTCATGAGCGGTAGTCCAATTGGTTAGGGCAATATGCTCGCTTCATTGCACTTTAATTTGGGCTCGTCTTTCCTTTGGATGAAAATACAACATTACAATACATCGCTTTTAGAAACAAAATTTAAGTGGACATGGTGAGACCTCGGAATTTTCTCTCGTATCCACCTCGTTGCATTCGGTAGACTCAGAACTAGTGAGTGGTACTAGTCGTAGTGTAACTCATGACCAAAGGAACTTTCAAATGAATCACATGCCATCTCTAGGGAATCGACTGTCCAACTCGCGAGCCATGTCGATCGCGGAACAACGCGCGCACATGTTGTTCCGGAGTGTCAGCTGAGCTTTACAAGAACGTTGAAAGCTCAATCGGACGGCAGCAGTATTATCAGCCGGCAAGATCATCAGCATCAAGAGGAGTTGTCAGCAATGAACAGGTGGCCGGCCGACGAAGCATCCCAACACAAAAAGTAATTGAATTTATAGATTTACAGCAGCAGCAGCCTCTCTAAGTATAAAACTGGAGTTGATTTCTGTGTTCACATATACATTTCAACcgtgtaaaaagaaaaaaaggcaatACAACCTTGCTTTTGGCCTGCCTCTCAGGTCTTATGCAGTAGTAATGTTAAGTATGAAGATCTCCAAATTTTACACCAACTTCTGAGCTCTGAGCTTCCTCCAAATAAAGGACGATGGATGACAATATTCATATACATAGGAGCGCTCAAGCACTAATTAATTAGCGGCTACTTGTAGGGATCAATCCAACATTTATCGTTCCTGACAGCTCGTTCCCATTTCCTTCTGAACACTTTCATTTGATTGAACGATTCCCGCCTCACCTGCAACATTACaacaagaacaaaagaaaacagattaaTCAATCTAATGAAGACTATATATTAAAGACAATAATGTCGCGTCGGCTGTCAAGAGACTTACATCAACTCTGTGGTCGTTTCCTGTagattttgatgatgatggtgatgatccCTGCCAACGCAATTACCAAAACATTATAAAAATGTAAAGAATGCGATTGCAGCAATACAATATTATGAATTTTAACCTTCGTCACTTGATTATTTTGATCATCTGAGGATCCTCCCAATGTAGGGCGGCCGTGATGGATTATGTACTCGGCATCCACAACTCCAACTTTTTTAGTTCGATCTCCCTATTGCAACATTATATATACATTCAAAATCAAACACAGAAAGAATGCAGGTCTGTTTTTTATTTGCAAACAGTAGAAGATCGGGGCAAAGGAAATCGTTTCCTTGTTAGAAAAGAAAGCATGAGAACTTGCCTGCGCACAATAGCCAATCTGCGTATCTAGTCCCCAAGCATGAATCAAGTTATTCTGCAATTAACATAATCAATCCAGTGCAATCTAAGCCGCCATTGACTCTACTCTCATGTGAAGAGAAAACCAGCTATTTGAGTTGAGTTCCAGGAGCCCGGACAAAGGAAGTTAACACACGTACCTGGATCATATACCATACACAACGCCAGGCAGCTCGAGAGAAAACAGGAGCCATCACTTCTATCCACCTGCAGCAAATGCATTGCGCATTGTCATTTTAATTAGTGGATGGTGTACTTCTGCAACTACACTTATATTAACGGAATTATCTTAAACAATCGTAACGGAATTATCTTAAACAATCGTATGGAAACCACAGTTTTTACCCGGTGCAAGGAGGAGCTCTACTGCTCTCATAACAACCTTTCCCATTGTTACTTGACTTGTAAGTCCTTCTGCAGATACAACATGAATTATATCAAGTTGTTTGAAATTATGGGTGCTTGAAATTAACCAGCATCAACTTGCTAAAGCAATTTTAACATTGCAAAACGTAAAATAATGTTAACATTCAACAATATTTCCCAAGGGAGTTCATCATTTAAAAGTAAAAGAGACCTGTGTGCTACTGATCCTCTCAAACGCACAGTAATTTGATGATGCACCTCTGATTTGGAATAATCCAGTGCAGGTTGTGATATCTCAAGCCCTTCCTTTTGAACAATGGATATGTACCTAAAAGTAGTATTAAACAACAAGTTGACAAAATGGGATTAAGAACCAGTCGGTATAATGTATAAGTTTGTGAAAAGAGATGCAGCCAGCCCCACAATGTGTATACCGTTGGGGATGGAAATTGTCAACTCCGAGGTCCTCATCCCAGAGGAAAATGTAACTATATTCGGCAACTATGTCAGGATGCAAGAAACGCTTTGCAAACCACCTAGGCATCAACCagaaaaacaaatttcaataCTGCAGCTTTGACGAAATTGATATTAGGCATGCAAAGATAAAGAGTAAGACCATTTGGTTTGACTGACTGCAGATACATGAATAACTTGGTCGCTCCATTGAAATTCCTTCCACTCATCAACGATGCCATCATAATGGAAGAGCATCACAACGAAACCACTTGACAGGAACTGCAACATGGATTAGCGAGTGAAAAGCGGTTACTTATGCAGCTATGAACAATGAAAAAGAATTATCAGTACTTAGTATGGACTACTTTTGTGAGCATGGTTTAACAGGATATACCTTTTTGACCATTTTACTGACAAGATCCTTTTGCTTTATCCCGACAGCCATGGCAAATAAATTAGTTGAAGAATTTGCATCTTTCTTCTTCAACAAGTTAACTGAAGGTTTCTGGTCAAACAGTGTAAGAGTGGAAATTTAGATAAACCTGCAGCACTGTCACTTGGAGGAATGCAATGTTACACAATCAGTTGAATAGTTCAGTAGCTTCCAGTCATCATTCTGAAAACCTTACCTTTTTAGCATCCCATAACGGCCGCATTTCCAGATCAGAAGTCTTGGCAACAATGCCTCGAGGCAGTGGCTCACTTCCATAAGGCTTTTTCTGATTCTAAAACCAATAAAAATACTATAAAGTAATAAATCTCAACAACTCATCTGATAGGAAAGATGTATGAGACCTGTGTGGAACGATAAACAAACCATGCATTTGTACTTTAGATTCTGCAAATTGTTTGCGACTCTCCAAAACGATGATGAATTCTGTGCAACGTGACCCAAAATAGTAGTACGGTAATGTCaatataaacttttttttcAGGTCAGTAAAAGTGATACTTTTGTATGCTAGATATCGGAGTTAACACAAAAATACAGATTGGAGTCGGGACCAAAAAAATGGCATACACATACCTCTTTGTAATCTGTTGATATGTATGCACTCACTATGAGAAACAGTATATACAGCAGAGAAGCTGCCGGGAGAATGCTACAAAAACACAATTTCCCGCTTCTCAGGTCTGCACATAAAGTTGCCTGCGAAGAGAATGGAATGAAGAAGTGCACAAAAACATGTCAAAATAACAAAGATGGCTGGATAAAGAAGTAAATATGCGTGCcattttcagaagaaaaaaaaaattcaatacttGTAACCGAGCGATCTGCATAGAAATTAAAACCATTGTCCTAATTACCTAATAATTGTTACTTCTGCTAGGGTAATCGTGATTGAACTAAAATTTACAAGGGTTTGTAGGTCAAACAGTTAAGAGTATATACTCTTGAACTCGACAACTCGCGTCGGAATCCCCTCCCCCAATAATCACTAGCAAGAGCTGAAAGAATAAAGATTCCGAATTGTCTCAAGAGCTCAAGAAGAAACACCTAACTTCCAGAAAATATGTGCATAGGAATTCAAAGAAGGATGAATTCGACATAATCTCATGGCCAGAAAAATCATaagaaaacaagaaagcaaTGCAAGTATCTGTTTCTATGATCAAAATGTTCAGTACCAGTTAACAAATTACAATATTGGTCAAATACACAATCAAAAAGTGACCAAGAAAAGCATAATAATATGAGTATTAAATGCGTGCTTACAGAGGAGGACTTCATCTTCCATGAAAACGGAGACAACCCAGAAACAGAAATCCTGCAGCAACCTGATTTCTGTTCTTTCTTTTGGTGCTTGGCTCTTGTTTTCGTTGACGAAAAATGAATGCTTAACTCTGTTTTCTGGTATTTACTTTTTACAGTGGACAGAGAATGTGTTGCAGAAAGCAGGATGATGGATGGATGAGTGATTGATCACAGGCACCCAGAAGAAACAAGCAGCAGAAGTATCAGCATCGGGATTCGGATTGGGTGATTTCCATTCACCAATCATGACAACGTCGAATTGTCAAACAAATTGAGGcaggaagaaaaggaagagcCTTGActatcgagagagagagattgggtGTTTGTTAAGATGCAACCGAATAACACGCgcaatattatttaaattaaattaaataaatagtgGGGAAGCACTACTCTTACTATCTTTGTTCTTCTCTTGGTGTAACTATAACCAGAATTACTGTTGGCCTGATTTGGGGCTCGTTTTTGGAAAAGTAAGAAACCTTACTTTGATGAGAAAGACTTGTTCCTCAAGGATTGAGGAAAAGTTGCTACTTACAATACCTCGTGACCTCCCACTTAGTAgtacggtctaatgatatttctcttcacatgtaagtgaaaggt from Pyrus communis chromosome 9, drPyrComm1.1, whole genome shotgun sequence harbors:
- the LOC137745896 gene encoding uncharacterized protein isoform X2, which gives rise to MKSSSATLCADLRSGKLCFCSILPAASLLYILFLIVSAYISTDYKENSSSFWRVANNLQNLKYKCMNQKKPYGSEPLPRGIVAKTSDLEMRPLWDAKKKPSVNLLKKKDANSSTNLFAMAVGIKQKDLVSKMVKKFLSSGFVVMLFHYDGIVDEWKEFQWSDQVIHVSAVSQTKWWFAKRFLHPDIVAEYSYIFLWDEDLGVDNFHPQRYISIVQKEGLEISQPALDYSKSEVHHQITVRLRGSVAHRRTYKSSNNGKGCYESSRAPPCTGWIEVMAPVFSRAAWRCVWYMIQNNLIHAWGLDTQIGYCAQGDRTKKVGVVDAEYIIHHGRPTLGGSSDDQNNQGSSPSSSKSTGNDHRVDVRRESFNQMKVFRRKWERAVRNDKCWIDPYK
- the LOC137745896 gene encoding uncharacterized protein isoform X3, which produces MKSSSATLCADLRSGKLCFCSILPAASLLYILFLIVSAYISTDYKENQKKPYGSEPLPRGIVAKTSDLEMRPLWDAKKKPSVNLLKKKDANSSTNLFAMAVGIKQKDLVSKMVKKFLSSGFVVMLFHYDGIVDEWKEFQWSDQVIHVSAVSQTKWWFAKRFLHPDIVAEYSYIFLWDEDLGVDNFHPQRYISIVQKEGLEISQPALDYSKSEVHHQITVRLRGSVAHRRTYKSSNNGKGCYESSRAPPCTGWIEVMAPVFSRAAWRCVWYMIQNNLIHAWGLDTQIGYCAQGDRTKKVGVVDAEYIIHHGRPTLGGSSDDQNNQVTKGSSPSSSKSTGNDHRVDVRRESFNQMKVFRRKWERAVRNDKCWIDPYK
- the LOC137745896 gene encoding uncharacterized protein isoform X1, whose translation is MKSSSATLCADLRSGKLCFCSILPAASLLYILFLIVSAYISTDYKENSSSFWRVANNLQNLKYKCMNQKKPYGSEPLPRGIVAKTSDLEMRPLWDAKKKPSVNLLKKKDANSSTNLFAMAVGIKQKDLVSKMVKKFLSSGFVVMLFHYDGIVDEWKEFQWSDQVIHVSAVSQTKWWFAKRFLHPDIVAEYSYIFLWDEDLGVDNFHPQRYISIVQKEGLEISQPALDYSKSEVHHQITVRLRGSVAHRRTYKSSNNGKGCYESSRAPPCTGWIEVMAPVFSRAAWRCVWYMIQNNLIHAWGLDTQIGYCAQGDRTKKVGVVDAEYIIHHGRPTLGGSSDDQNNQVTKGSSPSSSKSTGNDHRVDVRRESFNQMKVFRRKWERAVRNDKCWIDPYK